One genomic window of Pecten maximus chromosome 3, xPecMax1.1, whole genome shotgun sequence includes the following:
- the LOC117323201 gene encoding acylphosphatase-2-like — MADSADRFISVDYEIFGNVQGVFFRQHTFDLARKVGAVGWVMNTAKGTVKGTVQGTRSQVEEMKNFLAHKGSPMSNITRYEFKNTRELVTLEYKRFSITAGDW, encoded by the exons ATGGCGGACAGTGCTGATAGATTTATTTCGGTTGATTACGAAATATTTGGAAACGTACAAG gTGTATTTTTCCGACAG caTACCTTTGATTTAGCTCGTAAAGTTGGAGCAGTCGGTTGGGTGATGAATACTGCCAAGGGAACAGTTAAAGGCACAGTACAAGGCACACGGTCACAGGTGGAAGAAat GAAAAATTTCCTTGCACATAAAGGCAGCCCTATGTCTAATATAACAAGGTACGAATTCAAAAACACAAGAGAACTGGTCACGTTGGAGTACAAGCGGTTTTCGATCACAGCGGGTGACTGGTGA